The following proteins are co-located in the Opitutaceae bacterium genome:
- the ccoN gene encoding cytochrome-c oxidase, cbb3-type subunit I, whose protein sequence is MPAQKITLEFNDRVVRQFLLATLVWGLVGMLAGVFIASQLNFFQLNFNTSWLSFGRLRPLHTNAVIFAFVGNMMFAGIYYSTQRLVKARLASDFLSQLHFWGWQAIIVAAAITLPLGLTRGKEYAELIWPLNIAVAFIWVVFAVNFFWTLARRRECSLYVAIWFYIATIVTVAMLYIVNHLSLPTSLTHSYPIFGGVQDGLVQWWYGHNAVAFFLTTPILGIMYYFIPKAAERPVYSYRLSIIHFWSLVFVYIWAGPHHLLNTALPDWLQTLGMTFSLMLWAPSWGGMLNGLLTLRGAWHKLRTDPVLKFMAAAVTFYGMATFEGPLLSIKSVSALGHYTDWIVGHVHLGALGWNGFMAAGMIYWLLPRLWNRPLHSVSLANTHFWIGTVGILFYVAAMWTSGITQGLMLSATSEGGSVLTYPNFVDTLNTIRPMMLMRVVGGGLYLTGFVLMGYNVWRTIRGATVINGTIEVFDDEGATGPAERVGVFGTFLNPPVLFSAMAGGFACAWMFGDTTLSIVGLVGAIFCMICALLHWKSRNSAWGAWYDRLLINAAPFTVLTFIAVAAGGMIQIIPVVIAHRGSTIEGRRQVPYSPLELAGRDIYVREGCYNCHSQMIRTLVPDVLRYGDYSRLGESIYDHPYQWGSKRTGPDLARVGGKYPDVWHLRHMEDPRTVSAGSNMPNYPWLFENATDVKALPAKLAVQRKLGVPYPNWTPEQIESRVTEQAKQIATDLRAAGAYVDHNREIVALIAYLQHLGKFDEVARTESRSPAQ, encoded by the coding sequence ATGCCTGCACAAAAAATCACACTTGAGTTCAACGACAGGGTCGTTCGCCAGTTCCTGCTGGCCACGCTTGTCTGGGGTCTCGTCGGCATGCTGGCCGGCGTCTTCATCGCCTCGCAGCTCAACTTCTTCCAGCTCAACTTCAACACGTCCTGGCTTAGCTTCGGCCGCCTGCGTCCGCTGCACACCAACGCCGTCATCTTCGCGTTCGTGGGCAACATGATGTTCGCCGGCATCTACTACTCCACGCAGCGCCTCGTGAAGGCGAGGCTCGCGAGCGACTTCCTCTCGCAGCTCCACTTCTGGGGCTGGCAGGCCATCATCGTCGCCGCCGCCATCACGCTGCCGCTCGGACTCACCCGCGGCAAGGAGTACGCCGAGCTCATCTGGCCGCTCAACATCGCCGTCGCGTTCATCTGGGTCGTCTTCGCCGTCAACTTCTTCTGGACGCTCGCCCGCCGGCGCGAATGCAGCCTCTACGTCGCCATCTGGTTCTACATCGCGACGATCGTCACGGTGGCGATGCTCTACATCGTCAACCATCTCTCGCTGCCGACAAGCCTCACGCACAGCTACCCGATCTTCGGCGGCGTGCAGGACGGCCTGGTGCAATGGTGGTACGGCCACAACGCCGTGGCCTTCTTCCTCACCACGCCGATCCTGGGCATCATGTACTACTTTATTCCGAAGGCGGCGGAGCGTCCGGTCTACTCCTACCGGCTTTCCATCATCCATTTCTGGTCGCTCGTCTTCGTGTACATCTGGGCCGGCCCGCACCACCTGCTGAACACCGCCCTGCCCGACTGGCTCCAGACGCTGGGCATGACCTTTTCACTCATGCTGTGGGCGCCGTCATGGGGCGGCATGCTCAACGGCCTCCTGACACTTCGGGGAGCCTGGCACAAGCTGCGCACTGATCCGGTCCTGAAATTCATGGCGGCCGCCGTGACCTTCTACGGCATGGCCACCTTCGAGGGCCCGCTCCTCTCCATCAAGTCGGTCAGCGCCCTCGGCCACTACACCGACTGGATCGTCGGCCATGTCCACCTCGGCGCACTGGGCTGGAACGGCTTCATGGCCGCCGGCATGATCTACTGGCTGCTCCCGCGACTCTGGAACCGCCCGCTGCACTCCGTCTCGCTCGCGAACACGCATTTCTGGATCGGCACCGTGGGCATTCTTTTCTACGTGGCCGCCATGTGGACGAGCGGCATCACGCAGGGGCTGATGCTGAGCGCCACCTCCGAGGGAGGCTCCGTCCTCACGTATCCAAACTTTGTCGACACGCTGAACACGATCCGGCCCATGATGCTGATGCGTGTCGTCGGCGGCGGACTCTATCTCACCGGCTTCGTCCTCATGGGCTACAACGTCTGGCGAACCATCCGCGGCGCCACAGTGATCAACGGCACCATCGAGGTCTTCGATGACGAGGGTGCCACCGGTCCCGCGGAACGCGTCGGCGTTTTCGGCACGTTCCTGAACCCGCCCGTCCTGTTCTCCGCCATGGCCGGCGGTTTCGCCTGCGCATGGATGTTCGGCGACACCACCCTCAGCATTGTGGGGCTCGTCGGCGCGATCTTCTGCATGATCTGCGCGCTTCTGCACTGGAAGTCGCGCAACTCCGCATGGGGCGCATGGTACGACCGCCTCCTGATCAACGCCGCGCCCTTCACCGTCCTCACCTTCATCGCGGTCGCCGCCGGAGGCATGATCCAGATCATCCCGGTGGTCATCGCCCACAGGGGCTCCACCATCGAGGGCCGGCGCCAGGTTCCCTACAGCCCGCTGGAGCTCGCCGGACGCGACATCTACGTGCGCGAGGGCTGCTACAACTGCCACTCACAGATGATCCGAACGCTGGTGCCCGATGTGCTGCGCTACGGCGATTACTCGCGACTCGGCGAATCGATCTACGATCATCCCTACCAGTGGGGATCGAAGCGCACGGGACCCGATCTCGCGCGCGTCGGCGGCAAATACCCCGATGTCTGGCACCTGCGCCACATGGAGGATCCGCGCACCGTTTCCGCGGGCTCCAACATGCCCAACTATCCCTGGCTGTTTGAAAACGCGACCGACGTGAAGGCGCTTCCCGCCAAGCTCGCCGTGCAGCGCAAACTCGGCGTGCCGTATCCCAACTGGACGCCCGAACAGATCGAATCCCGCGTCACCGAGCAGGCGAAGCAGATCGCCACGGACCTGCGGGCCGCCGGCGCCTACGTGGACCACAATCGCGAAATCGTCGCCCTCATCGCCTACCTGCAGCACCTCGGAAAGTTCGATGAGGTGGCGCGCACGGAAAGCAGATCTCCAGCCCAGTAA
- a CDS encoding DUF2934 domain-containing protein, producing MKHASHAAPSEPSEQDIQDAAYQLWIEAGRPDGRDLEHWHVARERLRHHHGHDTRDVRRRQRDNDTGS from the coding sequence ATGAAACACGCCTCACATGCTGCGCCGTCCGAGCCCAGTGAACAGGACATCCAGGACGCCGCCTACCAGCTCTGGATTGAAGCCGGCCGTCCGGACGGCCGCGATCTTGAGCACTGGCATGTCGCCCGCGAGCGGCTGCGCCACCACCATGGCCACGACACGCGCGATGTTCGCCGGCGCCAGCGGGACAACGACACGGGCTCCTGA